In Rhodococcus sp. OK302, one genomic interval encodes:
- a CDS encoding YibE/F family protein yields the protein MSHGHGHNHDGPLRIGAAASRIVIGILAVVGLAVVIGLIALWPDKSTTAIPMPFQNADGGSVVTEAGTVTNQNIGACGSLSAGRPFVGEPAPPANTSYQCQRSIVDIESGPNSGTQTLLEIIPGPGQPDLRVGDHIRLVRQTDPTGATQYSFEDYSRGLPLALIVTMFAVVVIAVARWRGLRALLGLVVAFGVVVGFLLPALLDGKPAIPLALVSGAVILYAVLYLAHGVSLRTSSALLGTLAAMVLAALLSYLAIQLTHLTGLSEEQNTNVQTYIQHVDITGLLLAGFIIGSLGVLNDVTITQASSAFELAELDKIATRRQIFASSMRVGRDHIASTVYTLVLAYAGGALPLLLLFSVSGRPLGDVLVGDAVAIEIVRSAVGGIALALSVPLTTAIAVLLARPPGASTASTATGGRHSKR from the coding sequence ATGAGCCACGGTCACGGCCACAATCACGACGGTCCGCTTCGCATCGGAGCCGCTGCATCCCGGATTGTCATAGGAATTCTCGCCGTCGTCGGACTGGCGGTGGTCATCGGTCTGATTGCACTGTGGCCTGACAAATCCACCACTGCAATCCCCATGCCGTTCCAGAATGCCGACGGCGGATCCGTGGTGACAGAAGCCGGTACCGTGACAAACCAGAACATCGGCGCCTGCGGAAGCCTCTCGGCGGGAAGACCATTCGTCGGCGAGCCCGCGCCTCCGGCCAACACGAGTTATCAATGCCAGCGCAGCATTGTCGATATCGAATCGGGGCCGAATTCCGGGACCCAGACTCTCCTGGAGATCATTCCCGGCCCGGGCCAGCCCGATCTACGCGTCGGCGATCACATACGACTGGTCCGTCAGACCGATCCGACTGGTGCGACCCAATATTCATTCGAGGACTACTCCCGAGGGTTGCCGCTGGCGCTGATCGTCACGATGTTCGCAGTGGTAGTCATCGCTGTAGCCCGGTGGCGAGGATTGCGGGCTCTGCTCGGATTGGTGGTTGCCTTCGGTGTTGTAGTCGGGTTCCTTCTGCCCGCACTGCTGGACGGAAAACCTGCGATACCGCTTGCGCTGGTCTCCGGCGCAGTCATCTTGTATGCCGTCCTGTACCTGGCGCACGGAGTCTCGCTGCGGACAAGTTCCGCGCTCCTCGGAACGCTCGCCGCAATGGTCCTGGCCGCACTGCTGTCGTATCTGGCAATTCAACTGACACACCTCACCGGGCTCTCCGAAGAGCAGAACACCAACGTGCAGACCTACATTCAGCACGTCGACATCACCGGGCTACTTCTCGCCGGATTCATCATCGGCTCGCTCGGTGTGCTCAACGACGTCACGATCACTCAGGCGTCGTCGGCGTTCGAACTGGCGGAACTCGACAAAATTGCCACCCGGCGCCAGATCTTCGCTAGTTCGATGCGCGTCGGTCGCGATCACATCGCCAGCACCGTCTACACCCTGGTACTGGCATATGCCGGCGGCGCCTTACCGCTACTTCTGCTCTTCAGCGTCAGCGGACGACCGCTCGGCGACGTACTGGTCGGCGACGCCGTGGCCATCGAAATCGTGCGATCAGCCGTCGGCGGTATCGCTCTTGCGTTGTCAGTGCCCCTCACAACCGCCATTGCCGTCCTTCTGGCCCGGCCACCGGGAGCGTCGACGGCATCCACCGCCACCGGGGGCCGGCATTCCAAACGCTGA
- a CDS encoding Hsp70 family protein, with protein sequence MNLVLGVTVGASAVRLARPGTPDNGGPVFRSRAIERGREIPEDIAADSIRVALAEFTGQDNVVAVVYRDQNQAGALTNALDRGLIDHYQLVPESTAILRMLEEPGTLGTQNTLVIVDLGSTGSTVDVIDRASGSTVVTARSSQVAGDRFDALVYRDQTERRRIVPPTDPESIAELQSRCRLAKEQLSTRSAVCLPGPGGLLLLSREVFDSLVAPFVEALAREVREVVATSGRHPDAVVLIGGGARIPIIRTVLEMWLEVPVIAPEQPDLLAAQGAALLAEGPTDRTVAVAPVAQTVSASAVAPIFAPYPIHTPAAVPEPVEAFAHGGLARTSRVNTHHRRPSVEPTVPSVPDAPAVVEVASETESAVVAVAPLRGAVDEHAGQAPVEVESVMVDAPAYSAMPPDAMPPESIAADASGGQPSWVASTIREETTTEDSRKPFRFAGLGAGVVAAIVIVGLGMGYGGKVFGDSGEANPVVTEVTTTVAPSTTVPPPTTTTPPPSTTTVEPPPVVEQQPEAEAPYVAPYVPPPPPPPAVYIPGLPPILLPVLPRIPGF encoded by the coding sequence ATGAACTTGGTGCTGGGTGTAACAGTGGGGGCGAGTGCTGTCCGCTTGGCGCGCCCGGGTACGCCCGACAACGGTGGTCCGGTGTTCCGCTCGAGAGCGATCGAGCGCGGACGCGAGATACCTGAAGACATAGCGGCCGACTCGATTCGTGTGGCTCTCGCGGAGTTTACCGGGCAGGACAACGTCGTCGCAGTCGTCTACCGCGATCAGAATCAGGCCGGTGCATTGACCAATGCGCTCGATCGCGGTCTGATCGACCACTACCAACTTGTTCCCGAATCGACCGCGATACTGCGAATGCTCGAGGAACCGGGAACACTCGGGACGCAGAACACCCTGGTCATCGTCGACCTGGGTAGCACCGGATCAACTGTGGACGTGATTGATCGGGCGAGCGGTTCGACAGTGGTCACGGCGCGATCGAGCCAGGTCGCCGGAGATCGTTTCGACGCGCTCGTCTACCGCGATCAGACCGAACGACGTCGGATCGTGCCCCCGACAGATCCGGAGAGCATCGCTGAACTTCAGTCCCGGTGCAGGCTCGCCAAGGAACAGCTTTCGACACGCAGCGCAGTCTGCCTTCCGGGACCGGGCGGATTGCTTCTGCTCTCCCGTGAAGTATTCGATTCCTTGGTCGCGCCCTTCGTCGAGGCACTGGCCCGTGAGGTCCGGGAGGTTGTCGCGACTTCCGGCAGGCACCCGGACGCAGTTGTACTGATCGGCGGCGGTGCAAGAATTCCTATCATCCGCACGGTTCTGGAAATGTGGCTCGAAGTCCCGGTTATCGCGCCGGAACAACCCGACCTGTTGGCCGCCCAAGGTGCAGCCTTGCTCGCCGAGGGGCCTACGGACCGGACAGTTGCCGTGGCACCGGTTGCGCAGACTGTTTCGGCGTCGGCCGTCGCACCGATCTTTGCTCCCTATCCGATACACACGCCGGCGGCTGTGCCCGAACCCGTTGAAGCATTCGCCCACGGTGGACTGGCGAGGACCAGTCGCGTGAACACGCACCATCGACGGCCGAGTGTCGAGCCGACGGTTCCTTCGGTGCCCGATGCGCCCGCTGTTGTCGAAGTAGCCTCCGAAACCGAATCTGCGGTTGTGGCCGTCGCACCTCTCCGCGGAGCCGTCGACGAACACGCCGGACAGGCTCCCGTCGAAGTCGAATCGGTCATGGTCGACGCCCCCGCTTACTCGGCTATGCCTCCGGACGCGATGCCTCCCGAGTCCATAGCTGCGGATGCCAGCGGTGGACAACCGTCGTGGGTGGCGTCAACCATCCGTGAGGAAACAACGACCGAAGATTCCAGAAAACCTTTCCGGTTTGCCGGGCTGGGTGCCGGCGTGGTGGCTGCAATTGTCATTGTCGGACTGGGAATGGGATATGGCGGAAAGGTCTTCGGAGATTCGGGTGAAGCCAATCCCGTCGTGACCGAGGTGACCACCACCGTCGCGCCGTCGACCACTGTGCCCCCGCCGACCACAACGACACCACCGCCGTCGACTACGACGGTGGAACCGCCGCCGGTCGTGGAGCAGCAGCCCGAGGCTGAGGCCCCGTACGTAGCGCCGTACGTTCCGCCGCCACCGCCTCCGCCGGCGGTGTACATCCCCGGGTTGCCGCCGATCTTGCTGCCCGTGTTGCCCCGCATCCCAGGTTTCTGA
- a CDS encoding UDP-glucose dehydrogenase family protein has product MRLTVFGTGYLGVTHSVCLAELGHEVLGIDIDAAKIEMLREGRVPFYEPGLEQLLLQNLESGRLRFSTSYADAAEFADLHFLCVGTPQKRGENAADLSHVDAVIDTLAPLLTRPTVIVGKSTVPVGTAARLASRVRGAAPAGEGVEVAWNPEFLREGFAVADTLRPDRLVFGIERDRPGTAEGALRDVYESLLANGVALVVTDLATSELVKSSANAFLATKISFINAIAEICEATGADVTVLADALGYDARIGRSFLNAGLGFGGGCLPKDIRAFAARAGELGVDQALSFLREVDSINMRRRTKVVELVAEACGGSLLGMNVAVLGAAFKPESDDVRDSPALNVAGMMQLHGAAVSVYDPKAMANSRNLFPTLDYATSTSGACNNADVVLVATEWAEFVALDPGELDSAVRTRVIVDGRNCLDPSVWRSAGWIYRGLGR; this is encoded by the coding sequence ATGCGACTAACCGTGTTCGGAACCGGGTATCTGGGTGTGACCCATTCTGTGTGTCTGGCGGAGCTGGGACACGAAGTCCTGGGGATCGACATCGACGCCGCGAAGATCGAGATGTTGAGGGAAGGTCGGGTTCCGTTCTATGAGCCTGGGCTGGAGCAACTCTTGCTTCAGAATCTCGAATCGGGACGACTGCGTTTCAGTACGTCGTACGCAGATGCTGCGGAATTCGCCGACCTTCATTTCTTGTGTGTGGGCACTCCACAGAAGCGGGGCGAGAATGCGGCGGATCTGAGCCATGTCGACGCTGTCATCGACACCTTGGCGCCGTTGTTGACGAGGCCGACGGTGATCGTCGGAAAATCGACCGTCCCGGTGGGTACGGCAGCACGGTTGGCATCCCGAGTTCGTGGCGCTGCTCCGGCGGGTGAAGGCGTCGAAGTTGCGTGGAATCCGGAATTCCTGCGTGAAGGATTTGCTGTAGCCGACACCTTGCGTCCGGATCGGCTGGTGTTCGGAATCGAGCGTGATCGGCCGGGGACCGCGGAAGGGGCGCTACGGGATGTCTATGAGTCGCTCCTGGCCAACGGTGTCGCGCTTGTTGTCACCGATCTGGCGACGTCGGAACTGGTCAAGAGCTCTGCCAACGCCTTTCTGGCTACCAAGATTTCCTTCATCAATGCGATCGCAGAAATTTGTGAGGCCACCGGAGCCGATGTGACCGTGCTTGCCGACGCGCTCGGCTACGACGCGCGTATCGGTCGCAGCTTCCTCAATGCAGGGTTGGGGTTCGGGGGAGGTTGCCTGCCGAAGGACATCCGTGCGTTCGCGGCCCGGGCCGGGGAGTTGGGTGTGGATCAGGCGCTGTCATTTCTCCGGGAGGTCGACAGCATCAATATGCGAAGGCGCACAAAAGTCGTTGAACTTGTTGCCGAGGCTTGTGGTGGAAGTTTGCTGGGAATGAACGTGGCCGTACTGGGGGCCGCATTCAAGCCGGAATCGGACGATGTTCGTGATTCGCCCGCGCTGAATGTCGCGGGCATGATGCAACTTCATGGTGCTGCAGTGTCGGTCTACGACCCGAAGGCGATGGCGAATTCGCGCAATCTCTTTCCTACCCTCGATTACGCAACTTCGACGTCGGGAGCCTGTAATAACGCTGATGTCGTGCTTGTTGCAACAGAATGGGCCGAGTTTGTCGCTCTGGATCCCGGTGAACTCGATTCGGCAGTTCGGACTCGGGTGATCGTCGACGGGCGAAATTGTCTCGATCCCTCGGTCTGGCGGTCGGCGGGATGGATCTATCGCGGACTAGGTCGATGA
- a CDS encoding arsenate reductase/protein-tyrosine-phosphatase family protein produces MHVLFVCTGNICRSPTAERLALAFAGEALIPDFRASSAGTRAVVGHPIEPTAADVLEGLGGDPTEFRARLFTKSIAAEADLILTMTERHRDQVLTLAPAQFKRTFTLREAARLARAADARGVSDLAAARPLHRTTDIEDVVDPIGKDSNTFHAVGNEIATLLKPLILRMTTR; encoded by the coding sequence ATGCACGTCCTATTCGTATGTACCGGAAACATCTGCCGCTCCCCTACCGCCGAACGGCTGGCGCTTGCGTTTGCCGGCGAAGCGCTCATCCCCGATTTTCGCGCATCGAGCGCCGGAACCAGAGCCGTTGTCGGGCACCCGATCGAGCCCACGGCCGCCGACGTTCTCGAGGGGCTGGGCGGCGATCCGACCGAGTTCCGCGCACGATTGTTCACGAAGTCGATTGCAGCCGAAGCAGATTTGATCCTGACGATGACCGAGCGCCACCGTGACCAGGTCCTGACGCTGGCTCCGGCACAGTTCAAACGGACCTTCACCCTGCGCGAGGCAGCCCGCTTGGCCAGGGCTGCGGATGCGAGGGGTGTTTCGGATCTCGCTGCGGCCCGTCCGCTCCACCGAACCACTGACATCGAAGACGTCGTCGATCCGATAGGTAAGGACTCGAACACTTTTCACGCGGTGGGAAACGAGATTGCAACGCTCCTCAAGCCATTGATACTCCGAATGACTACACGCTGA
- a CDS encoding polysaccharide biosynthesis tyrosine autokinase: MEVQEYLKILQARWRIIAVVTVVAALGALGASLISTPVYQSSTRLFVSTSVGTSVDEAFRGNQLSQQLVTSYTKLLTGETLAQRTVDVLGPDKVGGMSGKELATKVSATSAPDTVLIDVNVQDTSPEQARDIANALSDEFVVMAKELGTPDNGGTPPARVVVEQRAQAPSEPVSPKTERNVALGIAVGLLLGIALAVLRDRLDNTVKDRRAVEEIAGSAMVGTIPFDKDRQVSQAIDFNVGNSTSAEAYRELRTNLQFLAVDNPPRVIVVTSSLPAEGKTTTALNIALVLTEGGKNVCLVEGDLRKPRISKYLGIIGSVGMSSVLSGQAELDDVLQQDGATGLTVLASGPIPPNPSELLGTDTARTILTELRSRFDYVIIDASPLLPVTDAAVLSAMSDGALLIARHGETKRDQFSRAVGNLRSVGAVILGTVITMTPERGRGVYEYKYYYDSDPVVNKDSADIQAPATPRSDVALASNTH; encoded by the coding sequence ATGGAAGTACAGGAATACCTGAAGATTCTGCAGGCGCGGTGGAGGATCATCGCTGTCGTCACCGTAGTTGCAGCGCTGGGCGCTCTTGGTGCGTCGTTGATCTCGACGCCCGTCTATCAATCGTCGACACGACTGTTCGTCTCCACGTCGGTGGGAACGTCGGTGGACGAGGCATTCAGGGGAAATCAATTGTCACAGCAGTTGGTGACGTCGTACACCAAGCTGTTGACCGGTGAAACTCTCGCTCAGCGAACAGTTGATGTTCTCGGTCCGGACAAGGTCGGTGGGATGTCCGGGAAAGAACTCGCAACGAAGGTGAGCGCTACGTCTGCACCCGATACCGTGCTGATCGATGTGAATGTGCAGGACACGTCGCCGGAGCAGGCTCGGGATATCGCCAATGCATTGTCGGATGAATTTGTTGTGATGGCAAAGGAACTCGGTACTCCGGACAACGGTGGGACGCCGCCGGCGCGCGTAGTGGTAGAACAGCGGGCGCAAGCACCCAGTGAACCGGTGTCGCCCAAGACGGAGCGCAACGTGGCACTCGGTATCGCTGTCGGCCTCCTTCTGGGTATTGCGTTGGCTGTCCTCCGAGATCGCCTGGACAACACGGTGAAGGACAGACGGGCAGTAGAAGAGATCGCCGGTTCCGCGATGGTAGGCACGATCCCGTTCGACAAGGATCGGCAGGTCAGTCAAGCGATCGACTTCAACGTCGGAAATTCGACGAGCGCCGAGGCGTACCGCGAACTGCGTACCAATCTGCAATTTCTTGCGGTTGACAACCCTCCACGGGTGATCGTGGTGACGAGTTCATTACCAGCAGAAGGTAAGACGACGACTGCGCTCAACATCGCGTTGGTACTTACTGAAGGTGGAAAGAACGTTTGCCTCGTCGAAGGTGACCTTCGGAAGCCTCGCATTTCGAAGTATCTCGGGATCATCGGGAGTGTGGGGATGAGTTCGGTCCTGTCCGGACAGGCCGAATTGGACGACGTGCTCCAGCAGGACGGCGCTACTGGCTTGACAGTGCTCGCATCAGGTCCGATTCCGCCCAATCCCAGCGAACTGTTGGGAACTGATACTGCACGAACAATTTTGACAGAGCTGAGGTCTCGTTTCGACTACGTCATCATCGACGCGTCGCCACTCTTGCCGGTTACCGATGCGGCTGTGCTGTCGGCGATGTCGGACGGTGCATTGCTGATTGCACGCCACGGGGAGACCAAGCGTGATCAGTTCTCGCGGGCAGTCGGCAACCTGCGCAGTGTCGGTGCTGTCATTCTCGGTACCGTGATCACGATGACGCCGGAACGAGGCCGTGGAGTCTACGAGTACAAGTACTACTACGACTCGGATCCGGTGGTGAACAAGGACTCTGCGGACATCCAGGCACCTGCTACGCCTAGGTCTGATGTGGCGTTGGCGTCAAATACGCACTGA